The following coding sequences lie in one Indicator indicator isolate 239-I01 chromosome 2, UM_Iind_1.1, whole genome shotgun sequence genomic window:
- the MRPL2 gene encoding 39S ribosomal protein L2, mitochondrial, with translation MAAALCRAFGSLLLSARFPALPRVPLPAPRSCLPGAALAAACRGLNVSAPRCTTDPMWKCRVKYTVRPIGMKKTGGRDHTGRIRVRGIGGGHKRRYRMIDFQRLRYEEGAPPEPFTEKVINVRYDPCRSADIALVAGGNRKRWIIATENMKPGDIIKNSSHIGRMAVSANEGDAYPLGALPVGTLICNLESHPGKGAQYIRAAGTCGVLLRKVNGTAIVQLPSKRHMQVLETCVATVGRVSNVDHNKRVIGKAGRNRWLGKRPHTGLWHRKGGWAGRKIKPLPPMKSYVNLPRIASQE, from the exons ATGGCCGCCGCTCTGTGCCGCGCCTTCGGGTCGCTCCTGCTCTCCGCCCGGTTTCCCGCTTTGCCCCGTGTCCCACTACCTGCTCCCCGGTCCTGCCTGCCCGGAGCAGCGCTGGCGGCTGCCTGCCGCGGGCTGAACGTCTCGGCGCCGCGCTGCACCACCGACCCCATGTGGAAGTGCCGGGTCAAATACACGGTGCGGCCCATAGGCATGAAGAAGACGGGCGGTCGAGACCACACAG GGCGCATCCGTGTGCGGGGGATCGGCGGGGGACACAAACGGAGGTACCGCATGATCGACTTCCAGCGGCTGCGCTACGAGGAGGGGGCCCCGCCAGAGCCCTTCACCGAGAAGGTCATCAACGTCCGATACGACCCTTGCAG GTCGGCTGACATCGCTCTGGTGGCCGGTGGCAATCGGAAGCGCTGGATCATTGCCACGGAGAACATGAAGCCAGGGGACATCATCAAGAACTCCTCTCACATTGGCAGGATGGCAG TGTCAGCCAACGAAGGGGATGCCTACCCACTGGGTGCCCTCCCTGTCGGCACGCTGATCTGCAATCTGGAGAGCCACCCTGGGAAGGGAGCGCAGTACATCCGGGCAGCTG GGACTTGTGGGGTGCTGCTGAGGAAAGTGAATGGGACGGCCATCGTGCAGCTGCCATCCAAGAGGCATATGCAG GTGCTGGAGACCTGTGTGGCCACAGTGGGTCGTGTGTCCAACGTTGACCACAACAAGCGGGTGATCGGGAAGGCAGGCCGAAACCGCTGGCTGGGCAAACGGCCACACACAGGCTTGTGGCATCGTAaggggggctgggctggacgcAAGATCAAACCTCTGCCACCCATGAAGAGCTATGTCAACCTGCCACGGATTGCATCACAGGAGTGA